From Actinoplanes oblitus, a single genomic window includes:
- a CDS encoding outer membrane protein assembly factor BamB family protein, translated as MPTDLDDLFAALGRQADAIAIAPAEQARRRGRRRGRNQAVVAAAVAVCLVAGAVGGLLHRSGHSTAPAVTPSSRTLSEIGRPVGLDGTLTTSTTVASNGRVFTLWQEPNGEFRVLAADLETGAEAWAVQHRGEPDELATLSPVAQAVVLSTDRTATAYDPADGHRLWELPLATSDVLTVHRRALVRWSRDTGELAALDWRSGEQRWSLPGLGDGPVWSLAVHSVDQMRADGGTDDRLVQVTGKGQVRVVNVDTGTVSRSLTVPAPDGSGMMRADNGWLITSETSGTGYRVRATDLRTGDSTVVFTGPPGNALTAVAMYLERLFVLDTGPTGTRVVAIDLRQSRRLWEVLDDHPMDGISAIGGHLLIGGQGITELYDQNGLLVYRTPDSYLHWLTTETLLRLTMSGTVERIRVADGRVEPLGQIPLQLGPCDSTPDRLACPVADGLRIWRLPG; from the coding sequence ATGCCCACTGACCTCGACGACCTGTTCGCGGCGCTCGGCCGCCAGGCCGACGCGATAGCGATCGCGCCGGCCGAGCAGGCCCGCCGGCGCGGGCGGCGGCGCGGCCGGAACCAGGCCGTGGTCGCCGCCGCGGTGGCGGTGTGCCTGGTCGCGGGCGCGGTCGGCGGGCTGCTGCACCGATCCGGGCACTCGACGGCCCCGGCGGTGACCCCGTCGAGCCGGACGCTGTCCGAGATCGGCCGGCCGGTCGGGCTCGACGGCACGCTCACCACGTCGACGACGGTGGCGAGCAACGGCCGGGTCTTCACGCTGTGGCAGGAGCCCAACGGGGAGTTCCGGGTGCTCGCCGCCGACCTGGAGACCGGTGCCGAGGCGTGGGCGGTGCAGCACCGGGGCGAGCCGGACGAGCTCGCCACGCTGTCCCCGGTGGCCCAGGCGGTGGTGCTGAGCACCGACCGGACGGCCACCGCCTACGACCCGGCCGACGGCCACCGGCTCTGGGAACTGCCGCTCGCGACGTCGGACGTGCTGACGGTGCACCGCCGTGCCCTGGTCCGCTGGTCCAGGGACACCGGGGAACTCGCGGCGCTGGACTGGCGCAGCGGCGAGCAGCGGTGGTCGTTGCCCGGGCTCGGCGACGGGCCGGTGTGGTCGCTCGCGGTCCACTCCGTGGACCAGATGCGCGCGGACGGCGGCACCGACGACCGCCTGGTCCAGGTCACCGGCAAGGGCCAGGTCCGGGTGGTGAACGTCGACACCGGAACGGTGAGCCGGAGCCTGACCGTCCCGGCGCCGGACGGGAGCGGGATGATGCGGGCCGACAACGGCTGGCTGATCACCTCCGAGACGAGCGGCACGGGCTATCGGGTGCGCGCCACCGATCTGCGCACCGGCGACTCGACAGTGGTGTTCACCGGGCCGCCCGGCAATGCCCTCACCGCGGTCGCCATGTACCTGGAACGGCTCTTCGTGCTCGACACAGGCCCCACCGGAACCAGGGTGGTCGCGATCGACCTCAGACAGAGCCGACGCCTCTGGGAGGTCCTCGACGATCACCCGATGGACGGGATCTCCGCGATCGGTGGCCATTTGCTGATCGGCGGCCAGGGGATCACCGAGCTCTACGACCAGAACGGGCTGCTGGTGTACCGGACGCCGGACAGCTACCTCCACTGGCTCACCACCGAGACGCTGCTGCGGCTCACCATGAGCGGGACCGTGGAACGGATCCGGGTCGCGGACGGGCGCGTCGAGCCGCTCGGCCAGATCCCGTTGCAGCTCGGGCCGTGTGACAGCACCCCGGACCGGCTGGCCTGCCCGGTCGCCGACGGGCTGCGGATCTGGCGCCTGCCCGGCTGA
- a CDS encoding RNA-binding protein produces MPAPTRADGALRPALEHLVKGIVDNPDDVRVRLVDSRRGKRLEVRVHPEDLGTVIGRGGRTAKALRQVIGSIGGRGIRVDIVDAY; encoded by the coding sequence GTGCCGGCGCCGACGCGAGCTGACGGGGCGCTCCGGCCGGCGCTGGAGCACCTCGTCAAGGGCATCGTCGACAACCCGGACGACGTCCGGGTCCGTCTGGTCGACTCGCGCCGCGGCAAGCGGCTCGAGGTCCGCGTGCACCCCGAGGACCTGGGAACGGTCATCGGGCGCGGCGGGCGCACGGCCAAGGCGCTGCGTCAGGTGATCGGGTCGATCGGTGGGCGCGGCATCCGCGTCGACATCGTCGACGCGTACTGA
- a CDS encoding Uma2 family endonuclease, with product MTAVLHAPVDPRLFPPDKQDWTVDDLASLPPDLRYELIDGRLVLPSPTGIHQILGQKLAAALERNCPKGYSPVTDYSMKVDHENEPRPDVVVVHDSVLARTPAPIEKAILVVEIVSPSSHIRDTLGKIRVFAEAGVPTYLIVDPVTFDHGIELSEFRLGENGYDLITSTSGIFETEVPYPMKINVSALTALRDKYLAAQEES from the coding sequence GTGACCGCTGTCCTTCACGCGCCTGTCGACCCGCGCCTTTTCCCACCCGACAAGCAGGATTGGACCGTCGACGACCTGGCCAGCCTTCCGCCGGATCTCCGTTATGAGCTGATCGACGGAAGGCTCGTCTTGCCATCCCCTACTGGCATCCATCAGATTCTGGGTCAGAAGCTGGCTGCGGCCTTGGAGCGGAACTGCCCCAAGGGGTATTCGCCGGTGACGGACTACTCGATGAAGGTTGATCACGAAAACGAGCCGAGGCCGGACGTTGTGGTTGTCCATGACAGCGTTCTCGCGCGCACGCCGGCTCCCATCGAGAAGGCAATTCTCGTGGTCGAGATCGTCTCGCCGAGCTCTCATATTCGTGACACGTTGGGCAAGATCAGAGTCTTCGCTGAGGCGGGCGTTCCCACCTACTTGATCGTTGATCCGGTTACCTTCGATCATGGCATCGAGTTGAGTGAGTTCCGGCTGGGTGAGAACGGCTATGACCTGATCACCAGCACCAGCGGAATCTTCGAGACGGAAGTCCCTTATCCGATGAAGATCAATGTTTCGGCGTTGACCGCGCTGCGCGACAAGTACCTCGCTGCGCAGGAGGAGAGCTGA
- the trmD gene encoding tRNA (guanosine(37)-N1)-methyltransferase TrmD codes for MKVDIISIFPDYFAPLDLSLIGKARTTGTLDLSVHDLRTWTYDVHRTVDDSPYGGGPGMVMRPEPWGEALDAVGTPDATLVIPSPVGKPFTQADAYELAALPHLVFACGRYEGIDQRVIDDAAARMPVREVSLGDYVLFGGEVAVIVIMEAITRLLPGVLGNADSLTEESHAAGLLEAPVYTKPASWRDREVPDVLRSGDHGRIARWRRTESLLRTAARRPDLFAAYPPEALDKKDRKALDEAGLELPPPGVAK; via the coding sequence GTGAAGGTCGACATCATCTCGATCTTCCCGGACTACTTCGCCCCGCTCGACCTCTCGCTGATCGGCAAGGCGCGGACCACCGGGACGCTCGATCTGTCCGTGCACGACCTGCGCACCTGGACCTACGACGTGCACCGCACCGTCGACGACAGCCCGTACGGCGGCGGTCCCGGCATGGTGATGCGTCCGGAGCCGTGGGGCGAGGCGCTGGACGCCGTCGGCACGCCGGACGCGACGCTGGTCATCCCGTCCCCGGTCGGCAAGCCGTTCACCCAGGCCGACGCGTACGAGCTGGCCGCGCTGCCGCACCTGGTCTTCGCGTGCGGGCGCTACGAGGGCATCGACCAGCGGGTGATCGACGACGCGGCGGCGCGGATGCCGGTGCGGGAGGTCTCCCTCGGCGACTACGTGCTGTTCGGTGGCGAGGTGGCGGTCATCGTGATCATGGAGGCGATCACCCGGCTGCTGCCCGGTGTGCTGGGCAACGCCGACTCGCTGACCGAGGAGTCGCACGCGGCCGGCCTGCTGGAGGCCCCGGTCTACACCAAGCCGGCGTCCTGGCGGGACCGGGAGGTGCCGGACGTGCTGCGGTCGGGTGACCACGGGCGGATCGCGCGCTGGCGCCGTACCGAAAGCCTGTTGCGGACCGCGGCCCGGCGGCCGGACCTCTTCGCCGCCTACCCGCCGGAGGCGCTCGACAAGAAGGACCGCAAGGCCCTCGACGAGGCCGGATTGGAGCTCCCGCCACCCGGTGTGGCAAAGTAG
- the ffh gene encoding signal recognition particle protein, whose product MFDTLSDRLSGIFTKLRGKGRLTDADIDATAREIRLALLEADVALPVVKAFIANLKERARGAEVSQALNPAQQIIKIVHEELINTLGGEGRRLVFAKQPPTVIMLAGLQGAGKTTLAGKLSRWLKGQGHQPLLVAADLQRPNAVNQLQVVGGRAGVDVYAPEPGSGVGDPVKVAKDSIEVARRTAKDIVIVDTAGRLGIDEEMMQQARDIRDAVQPDEVIFVIDAMVGQDAVQTAEAFRDGVGVTGVVLSKLDGDARGGAALSVRHVTGQPILFASTGEKLEDFDVFHPDRMASRILGMGDVLTLIEQAEAAFDEDQKEKMTSKLLGGEQFTLEDFLDQLIAVRRMGPIANILGMMPGMGQMKDQLAELDDSHFDRVTAIIRSMTPKERTEPKIINASRRLRIANGSGVTVMEVNQLLNRFADAQKMMKQMSGMMGLPGGRRSATKSSKNKRKGKNNRPRGGGMPGGMPAGFPGGMPQLPAGLDPNALAGGGMPPGFKLPKLDFNKLNKPKDKDR is encoded by the coding sequence GTGTTTGACACCCTGAGTGACCGCCTGTCCGGGATCTTCACCAAGCTCCGCGGCAAGGGCCGGCTCACCGATGCCGACATCGACGCCACCGCGCGCGAGATCCGCCTCGCGTTGCTCGAGGCGGACGTCGCGTTGCCGGTGGTCAAGGCATTCATCGCCAACCTCAAGGAACGCGCCAGGGGTGCCGAGGTCTCCCAGGCGCTGAACCCCGCGCAGCAGATCATCAAGATCGTTCACGAAGAGCTGATCAACACGCTCGGTGGCGAGGGGCGGCGGCTGGTCTTCGCCAAGCAGCCGCCCACCGTGATCATGCTGGCCGGTCTGCAGGGCGCCGGTAAGACCACGCTCGCCGGCAAGCTCTCCCGCTGGCTCAAGGGCCAGGGGCACCAGCCGCTGCTGGTCGCCGCCGACCTCCAGCGGCCGAACGCGGTGAACCAGCTGCAGGTCGTCGGCGGCCGGGCCGGCGTCGACGTCTACGCGCCGGAGCCGGGCAGCGGCGTCGGTGACCCGGTCAAGGTCGCCAAGGACTCGATCGAGGTCGCCCGGCGCACCGCCAAGGACATCGTGATCGTCGACACCGCCGGCCGGCTCGGCATCGACGAGGAGATGATGCAGCAGGCCCGGGACATCCGGGACGCGGTCCAGCCGGACGAGGTCATCTTCGTCATCGACGCCATGGTCGGCCAGGACGCGGTGCAGACCGCCGAGGCGTTCCGGGACGGCGTCGGCGTCACCGGCGTGGTGCTCTCCAAGCTCGACGGCGACGCCCGCGGTGGTGCCGCGCTCTCCGTCCGGCACGTCACCGGCCAGCCCATCCTGTTCGCCTCGACCGGTGAGAAACTGGAGGACTTCGACGTCTTCCACCCGGACCGGATGGCCAGCCGGATCCTCGGCATGGGTGACGTGCTGACCCTCATCGAGCAGGCCGAGGCGGCCTTCGACGAGGATCAGAAGGAGAAGATGACCAGCAAGCTGCTCGGTGGCGAGCAGTTCACGCTGGAGGACTTCCTGGACCAGCTGATCGCGGTCCGCCGGATGGGCCCGATCGCCAACATCCTGGGCATGATGCCCGGCATGGGCCAGATGAAGGACCAGCTGGCCGAGCTGGACGACAGCCACTTCGACAGGGTCACCGCGATCATCCGCTCGATGACGCCGAAAGAGCGCACCGAGCCGAAAATCATCAACGCGTCCCGCCGGCTGCGCATCGCCAACGGCTCCGGGGTCACCGTGATGGAGGTGAACCAGCTGCTCAACCGCTTCGCCGACGCGCAGAAGATGATGAAGCAGATGAGCGGCATGATGGGCCTGCCGGGTGGCCGCCGGTCGGCGACCAAGAGCTCGAAGAACAAGCGCAAGGGCAAGAACAACCGCCCGCGGGGCGGCGGGATGCCGGGTGGGATGCCGGCCGGGTTCCCGGGTGGGATGCCGCAGCTGCCGGCCGGCCTGGACCCGAACGCGCTTGCCGGTGGCGGCATGCCGCCCGGCTTCAAGCTGCCGAAACTCGACTTCAACAAGCTGAACAAGCCGAAGGACAAGGATCGCTGA
- a CDS encoding amidohydrolase family protein → MALHVRGTVLPDGEVRDIWLVGDRVTFEPVREAETISDGGWIVPGLVDAHCHLGIAYGAKPITGLDQARELATIDRDAGVLALRDAGSPYPYPELDDEPGVPRLARAGRHVAAPRRYLRDIGVEVAAEEVAAAVTAQAKAGTGWVKLVGDWIDREVGDLAPSWDAATMAAAVEAAHAAGARAAVHTFSEEGVEIMVKAGVDSVEHGTGLSLELIDEMARRGTALVPTMINIRTFGKIADQAREKFAGYADHMIALRDNFPEVVLAAHEAGVPIYVGTDAGGGIRHGLAADEMLYLHEAGIPAADVLAAASWRAREWLGFPGLVEGGLADLVVYDADPRADLRVVKAPRRIVLRGAVIR, encoded by the coding sequence ATGGCGTTGCATGTGCGTGGGACTGTCCTGCCGGACGGCGAGGTCCGGGACATCTGGCTGGTGGGGGACCGGGTCACCTTCGAGCCGGTGCGCGAGGCCGAGACGATCAGTGACGGCGGGTGGATCGTGCCCGGGCTGGTCGACGCGCACTGCCACCTGGGGATCGCCTACGGGGCGAAGCCGATCACGGGACTGGATCAGGCCCGGGAGCTGGCGACGATCGACCGGGACGCCGGGGTGCTGGCGCTGCGCGACGCGGGTTCGCCGTACCCGTACCCCGAATTGGACGACGAACCGGGAGTGCCCCGCCTCGCCCGCGCCGGGCGGCACGTCGCGGCCCCGCGCCGCTACCTGCGGGACATCGGCGTGGAGGTGGCCGCCGAGGAGGTCGCCGCCGCGGTGACCGCGCAGGCCAAGGCCGGGACCGGCTGGGTCAAACTGGTCGGCGACTGGATCGACCGGGAGGTCGGCGACCTCGCCCCGAGCTGGGACGCGGCGACCATGGCCGCCGCGGTGGAGGCGGCGCACGCGGCCGGCGCGCGGGCCGCTGTGCACACGTTCTCCGAGGAGGGCGTGGAGATCATGGTGAAGGCCGGGGTGGACTCGGTGGAGCACGGCACCGGCCTGTCCCTCGAGCTGATCGACGAGATGGCCCGGCGCGGGACCGCCCTGGTGCCCACGATGATCAACATTCGGACGTTCGGGAAGATCGCCGACCAGGCCCGGGAGAAGTTCGCCGGATACGCCGACCACATGATCGCCCTGCGCGACAACTTCCCCGAGGTGGTGCTCGCCGCGCACGAGGCCGGTGTGCCGATCTACGTGGGCACCGACGCGGGCGGCGGGATCCGGCACGGGCTGGCCGCCGACGAGATGCTCTACCTGCACGAGGCCGGCATCCCGGCGGCCGACGTGCTGGCCGCCGCGTCCTGGCGGGCCCGGGAGTGGCTGGGTTTCCCCGGCCTGGTCGAGGGCGGGCTGGCCGACCTGGTGGTCTACGACGCGGATCCGCGCGCCGACCTGCGGGTGGTGAAGGCGCCGCGCCGGATCGTGCTGCGCGGCGCCGTCATCAGGTAA
- a CDS encoding SigE family RNA polymerase sigma factor: MDFDGFYRDTSRRLMRYAYGLTGDPGEAQDLVQEAYARAWQRWRHVSGYEDPEAWLRLVVSRLSTDRWRRLFVRRSHAAAERPRPPVAPPSEDTVLLVRALRMLPATHRNALALHYLLDRSVAEIAAETGASIGTVKSWLSRGRAGLATALGALEPTLLAEGTTDAH, from the coding sequence ATGGACTTCGACGGGTTCTACCGGGACACGTCCCGGCGGCTGATGCGATACGCCTACGGGCTGACCGGGGATCCCGGCGAGGCCCAGGACCTGGTGCAGGAGGCCTACGCCCGGGCCTGGCAACGATGGCGGCACGTGTCCGGGTACGAGGATCCGGAGGCCTGGCTGCGACTGGTGGTGAGCCGGCTCTCCACCGATCGATGGCGCCGGCTGTTCGTGCGCCGCAGTCACGCCGCCGCCGAACGGCCGCGGCCCCCGGTCGCGCCGCCCTCGGAGGACACCGTCCTGCTGGTCCGCGCGCTGCGGATGCTGCCGGCGACGCACCGCAACGCGCTCGCCCTGCACTACCTGCTGGACCGTTCGGTCGCCGAGATCGCCGCGGAGACCGGCGCGTCCATCGGCACCGTCAAGTCCTGGCTGTCCCGGGGCCGGGCCGGCCTCGCCACGGCGCTCGGCGCGCTGGAACCAACCCTGCTCGCGGAGGGAACTACCGATGCCCACTGA
- a CDS encoding DUF402 domain-containing protein, with the protein MIFKPGRLVLHRDTHHGRIAFAHPGRVVSDDERGLLLWVARGSAIAVETTLDGRYPRDLPFVEWMTAERAPRSERWRGPGVLRLFPPGANHSVWFFRDDRGDFTNWYVNLEEAGVRWDDGEVAGIDVIDQDLDIVAAADRTWRWKDEDDFAERLAAPEHYWVPDEAAVWAEGRRVIAAIEAGAFPFDGTWTDFRPDPAWPTPTELPAGWDRPVVARR; encoded by the coding sequence GTGATCTTCAAACCGGGTCGTCTCGTCCTGCACCGCGACACCCACCACGGCCGGATCGCCTTCGCGCATCCCGGCCGGGTGGTCTCGGACGACGAGCGCGGGCTGCTCCTCTGGGTGGCCCGCGGCTCGGCCATCGCCGTCGAGACCACGCTGGACGGGCGGTACCCGCGGGACCTGCCGTTCGTCGAGTGGATGACCGCCGAGCGGGCGCCCCGGTCCGAGCGGTGGCGGGGGCCGGGTGTGCTGCGCCTGTTCCCGCCCGGGGCGAACCACTCGGTCTGGTTCTTCCGGGACGACCGGGGTGACTTCACCAACTGGTACGTCAACCTGGAGGAGGCCGGCGTCCGCTGGGACGACGGCGAGGTCGCCGGGATCGACGTGATCGACCAGGACCTGGACATCGTGGCCGCCGCCGACCGCACCTGGCGGTGGAAGGACGAGGACGACTTCGCCGAGCGGCTCGCCGCGCCGGAGCACTACTGGGTGCCCGACGAGGCGGCGGTCTGGGCGGAGGGGCGCCGGGTGATCGCGGCGATCGAGGCCGGGGCGTTCCCGTTCGACGGCACCTGGACCGATTTCCGCCCTGATCCGGCCTGGCCGACGCCGACCGAACTGCCCGCCGGCTGGGACCGGCCGGTGGTGGCCAGGCGGTAG
- the rpsP gene encoding 30S ribosomal protein S16, giving the protein MAVKIRLLRMGKIRNPQYRIVVADSRTKRDGRAIEYIGIYQPKEHPSLIEVKSDRVQYWLGVGAQPSEPVQRILEKTGDWQKFKGLPAPAPLLVAPSKQNKTEVYEAEAKAAAGLADTKPAATPKKAKAEKVAAAPEAAEAKPAQTKAADPAEPNREAVAETAEDPAGAGADAS; this is encoded by the coding sequence GTGGCCGTTAAGATCCGGCTCCTGCGGATGGGCAAGATCCGCAACCCGCAGTACCGCATCGTCGTCGCCGACTCGCGCACCAAGCGCGACGGCCGCGCCATCGAGTACATCGGCATCTACCAGCCGAAGGAACACCCCTCGCTGATCGAGGTCAAGTCCGACCGCGTGCAGTACTGGCTCGGCGTCGGCGCGCAGCCGAGCGAGCCCGTGCAGCGGATCCTGGAGAAGACCGGCGACTGGCAGAAGTTCAAGGGCCTGCCGGCTCCGGCGCCGCTGCTGGTCGCGCCGAGCAAGCAGAACAAGACCGAGGTGTACGAGGCCGAGGCCAAGGCTGCCGCCGGTCTCGCCGACACCAAGCCGGCCGCCACGCCGAAGAAGGCCAAGGCCGAGAAGGTCGCCGCTGCGCCGGAGGCCGCCGAGGCCAAGCCGGCCCAGACCAAGGCCGCCGACCCCGCCGAGCCGAACCGCGAGGCTGTCGCCGAGACGGCAGAGGACCCGGCCGGTGCCGGCGCCGACGCGAGCTGA
- the proS gene encoding proline--tRNA ligase gives MARVLTPRAEDFPRWYQDLIAKAQLADNGPVRGTMVIRPVGYAIWERMQADMDARIKEQGVQNAYFPLFIPENYLRREADHVEGFSPELAVVTHAGGKELAEPLVVRPTSETVIGEFMAKWVDSYRDLPLLLNQWANVVRWELRPRTFLRTTEFLWQEGHTAHATEQDAREHARDIHKNVYEAFMTDLLAIPVVPGRKTRGERFAGATNTMTVEAMMGDGKALQMGTSHELGQNFAKAFDITYSSAERTVEHAWTTSWGTSTRMLGGLIMVHGDDNGLRLPPRLAPIQVQIMVVKAGEGVAEAAAQLRDDLKTAGVRVKLDDRADIPFGRRAVDAELQGIPIRVEVGPRDLANGNAVIARRVDGSKSPVALAQVAGAVVAALEADQQRLYDDALAFRVERTVEVKTLGEAIEAAQTGWARVPWSAVGEAGEKEANGKAVTVRCLTREDGSMPESDEEPGLIAYLGRSY, from the coding sequence ATGGCTCGCGTGCTCACTCCCCGTGCGGAGGACTTCCCCCGCTGGTATCAGGACCTCATCGCCAAGGCGCAGCTCGCCGACAACGGCCCGGTGCGCGGCACGATGGTGATCCGGCCGGTCGGCTACGCCATCTGGGAGCGCATGCAGGCCGACATGGACGCCCGGATCAAAGAGCAGGGCGTGCAGAACGCGTACTTCCCGCTCTTCATCCCGGAGAACTACCTGCGCCGCGAGGCCGACCACGTGGAGGGCTTCTCGCCGGAGCTGGCCGTGGTCACCCACGCCGGCGGCAAGGAGCTCGCCGAGCCGCTGGTGGTCCGCCCCACCAGCGAGACCGTGATCGGCGAGTTCATGGCCAAGTGGGTCGACTCGTACCGTGACCTGCCCCTGCTGCTGAACCAGTGGGCCAACGTGGTGCGCTGGGAGCTGCGGCCGCGGACCTTCCTGCGGACCACCGAGTTCCTCTGGCAGGAGGGGCACACCGCGCACGCCACCGAGCAGGACGCCCGGGAGCACGCGCGGGACATCCACAAGAACGTCTACGAGGCGTTCATGACCGACCTGCTGGCCATCCCGGTGGTGCCCGGCCGCAAGACCCGGGGCGAGCGGTTCGCCGGCGCCACCAACACGATGACCGTCGAGGCCATGATGGGCGACGGTAAGGCGCTGCAGATGGGCACCTCGCACGAGCTCGGGCAGAACTTCGCCAAGGCGTTCGACATCACGTACTCCTCGGCGGAGCGCACTGTCGAGCACGCCTGGACCACCTCCTGGGGCACGTCGACCCGCATGCTGGGCGGCCTCATCATGGTGCACGGCGACGACAACGGCCTGCGGCTGCCGCCGCGGCTCGCGCCGATCCAGGTGCAGATCATGGTGGTCAAGGCGGGCGAGGGCGTCGCGGAGGCCGCGGCGCAGCTGCGCGACGACCTCAAGACCGCCGGCGTACGCGTGAAGCTGGACGACCGTGCCGACATCCCGTTCGGCCGGCGCGCCGTCGACGCCGAGTTGCAGGGCATCCCGATCCGGGTCGAGGTCGGCCCGCGTGACCTGGCCAACGGTAACGCGGTGATCGCCCGCCGGGTGGACGGCTCGAAGTCGCCGGTCGCCCTGGCCCAGGTGGCCGGCGCCGTGGTCGCCGCGCTCGAGGCCGACCAGCAGCGGCTCTACGACGACGCGCTGGCGTTCCGGGTGGAGCGCACCGTCGAGGTGAAGACGCTGGGCGAGGCGATCGAGGCGGCGCAGACCGGCTGGGCGCGGGTGCCGTGGTCGGCGGTCGGCGAGGCCGGCGAGAAGGAGGCCAACGGCAAGGCCGTCACGGTCCGCTGCCTCACCCGCGAGGACGGCAGCATGCCGGAGTCGGACGAGGAGCCGGGTCTGATCGCCTACCTCGGTCGTTCCTACTGA
- the rplS gene encoding 50S ribosomal protein L19 — MNTLDELDAQSRRTDIPDFRAGDTLKVYARVVEGNRSRVQVFQGVVIARQGSGLRETFKVRKISFGVGVERTYPFNSPAIDKIEVVTRGAVRRAKLYYLRELRGKKAKIKELREKQTV, encoded by the coding sequence ATGAACACGCTGGACGAGCTCGACGCCCAGTCGCGGCGCACCGACATTCCGGACTTCCGCGCCGGTGACACCCTCAAGGTGTACGCCCGGGTCGTCGAAGGTAACCGTTCCCGTGTCCAGGTCTTCCAGGGCGTCGTGATCGCCCGCCAGGGCTCCGGCCTGCGGGAGACCTTCAAGGTCCGCAAGATCAGCTTCGGCGTCGGTGTCGAGCGGACCTACCCGTTCAACAGCCCGGCGATCGACAAGATCGAGGTCGTCACCCGTGGTGCCGTCCGCCGCGCCAAGCTCTACTACCTGCGTGAGCTGCGGGGCAAGAAGGCCAAGATCAAGGAGCTTCGCGAGAAGCAGACCGTCTGA
- the rimM gene encoding ribosome maturation factor RimM (Essential for efficient processing of 16S rRNA), producing MLVVGQIGKPHGIRGEVSVVVRTDEPEERFTVGSVFITEVPRDRRVSTGPAGTPAPGARFEVPKQLTLEQIRWHQGRGIALFEGIYDRNVAEAMRGVLLQVDSSELTPPDDPDEFHDHQLIGLRVESLDGVELGTVQRIDHAPSSDLIVLAKSAGGTALIPFVTAMVPTVDIAGGRVVVDLPEGLLDL from the coding sequence CTGCTCGTCGTCGGCCAGATCGGTAAACCGCACGGCATCCGGGGCGAGGTCTCGGTGGTCGTGCGGACCGACGAGCCCGAGGAACGCTTCACCGTCGGGTCGGTGTTCATCACGGAGGTCCCCCGGGACCGCCGGGTGAGCACCGGCCCGGCGGGCACCCCCGCTCCCGGCGCTCGCTTCGAAGTTCCGAAACAACTCACCCTCGAGCAGATCCGCTGGCATCAGGGCCGCGGCATCGCGCTCTTCGAGGGCATCTACGACCGCAACGTCGCCGAGGCGATGCGCGGCGTGCTCCTGCAGGTGGACAGCTCCGAGCTGACCCCGCCGGACGACCCGGACGAGTTCCACGACCACCAGCTGATCGGGCTGCGGGTCGAGTCGCTCGACGGCGTCGAGCTGGGCACCGTGCAGCGGATCGACCACGCCCCGTCCTCGGACCTGATCGTGCTGGCCAAGTCCGCCGGGGGGACCGCGCTGATCCCGTTCGTGACGGCGATGGTCCCGACGGTCGACATCGCCGGTGGCCGTGTCGTCGTCGATCTCCCCGAAGGACTGCTGGACCTGTGA